Below is a genomic region from bacterium.
CCGCCCCGACATCCTGGATCCGGCGCTGCTGCGCCCGGGCCGCTTCGACCGCCAGGTGGTGGTGCCGCTGCCCGAGCTCGACGACCGGGTGAAGATCCTCGAGGTGCACGTCAAGGGCAAGCGGATGGCCGAGGACCTGGACCTGGCGCTCGTGGCCCGCGGCACGCCCGGCATGAGCGGCGCCGACCTCTCCAACGTCGTCAACGAGGCCGCCCTCGCGGCGGTCCGGGCCGGCGAGGAGACCATCGCGATGGCCCACTTCGAGCACGCCCGCGACCGGGTGCTGATCGGCCAGAAGCGGGAGTCGCTGGCGCTCTCGGAGGACGAGAGGACGGCGGTGGCCTATCACGAGGCCGGCCACGCCGTCTGCGCCGCCACGCTGCCCAGCGCCGACCCGCTGCACAAGGTGACCGTCATCCCCAGCGGCATGGCCCTCGGCGTGACGATGCAGCTCCCGGAGCAAGAGCGCCACATCTACCGCCAGAACTACATCGAGGACTCCCTGGTGGTGCGGATGGGCGGGCGCATCGCCGAGGAGCTGGTCTTCGGGGTGATCTCCACCGGCGCCAACGACGACCTCGTGGGCGCCACGCAACTGGCCCGCAAGATGGTCCGCGAGTGGGGCATGAGCGATCGGCTCGGACCGATGGCCTGGGGTTCGCAGGGGGAGGTCTTCCTGGGCGAGGAGATCGTCAGCGCGCGCGAGTACAGCGACGAGACGGCGCGCCTGATCGACGAGGAGGTGGAACGGATCCTGCGGGTGCAGGAGCAGCGATGCCGGGCGCTGCTGACCGAGCACCGTGATGCTCTCGACCTGGTGGCGCGAGCGCTGCTGGAGCACGAGACCATCCCCGGCAGCGAGGTGCAGCGGCTCGTGGACGTCGCCGGCACGAACGGCTCGGCGGTGACCGGGAGCGCCGCGGTGGCGGCCGCGACGGGACTCGACGAGCCGGCGGTCTGAAGCCGCCGGCGCCAACTCCCCACGCCGGTGCGCACTGCCCCTCTGGCGCTGATCCTGGGGGCCGTGGCCTGCCTGGTGGCTCTCGTGGCTTCCCGCAGGCGCGGTCGCTGGCGCGGCGTGCTGGCCTCGCCGGACGTCCCTTCGTCGCTGGATCGAGCCGCATTCGATCACCTGGGCACGGGAGCGCACCGGAAGCTCTGGCTCGTCGCCGTCCTCACCGACAGCGCCTGCGGTACGTGCCCCTCGACGCTGGAACGGCTCGAGCCCCTGGCCGGTCCCGAGGTGGAGGTGGTCGAGGTGGACGCCGGCAGGCACCGGCAGCTGCACGACTCCTACGGGATGGACGCCGTCCCGTTCACGCTGGTGGCCGACGGTGACGGGGCCGTGCAGGCCTGGATTCTCGGACCGCCGACAGCCGGCGACATCGCCGCGGTCCAGCGCGTCGTGGCCGAGCAGGATTGACCGGAGCGGCGCCCAAGCAGCAGTGGCCGACGCCACAAAGACGGCACGGGCACCCGACTCGGACGGGAACGGGTTCACCGCCGCCGGCGGGCGGGCGCCAGAGATCACCCAGGCCTGTCACACCCTTCCGTAGGATGCAGGTACAGCCCCCGCCCGAAGGGAACTCCCGCGATGATCACCGGCGCCAACGGCAGCAACCCGCCGGACATCAAGCCACGCACACCCGTGGCGGCACTGCGACCCGAGCGCTATGGCACACTCCGGAGCCGTTATCCCCTGGACTCGGTGGCGAAGGCCGTGGGCATGTCGCCGACCTTCGTCCGCAAGGTCGTCGGGAAGCGGACCGATCTAGCCGCTGACGACGTACTCACCCTCCTCGACCAGGACTCGTTCAACGAAACCTTCGCACCACGATCCCGGGTCATCGACCATCTCGAGAGTCACACTGCGGTGACCGACGAGCGGGATTTCACTGCGAATCCTCCCGACTGCGAGTTGCGTCGGGGCAGTGCGCTCGACCTGCTGGAGTCGGTCCCGAGTTCGAGCGTCCAGTGCGTCGTCACCTCCACGCCGTATTGGGGTATGCGTCTCTACGAATGCTCCCACGACGTGACTTGGGCCGATGGCGAGCACTGTGCGTTCGGTCACGAACAAACGCCGGAGGGCTTCGTTCGGCACACTGTTCAGGTGCTCGACGCACTCTCCCGGGTCCTGACCGACGACGGCTCCATATGGTGGAACGTCATGGACAGCTTCAACACCCGCACCCAAGTGCGCGGCTCCGCGCTCGAAGCCCTCCGGGCGATGGAAGGCAAGGACGGCAGAAAATGGCGCGAGCACGACGTGCGCCGCTACTCCGCCGGTCACTCGTATCTGAAGGACGGCGAGCAGTGCCTGATCCCGGCCCTGATCGCCCAGCGGGCCAGCGCCATCGGACTCTACGTCAAGACGGTCATCACATGGGCCAAGCGGGGTTCGCTGCCCGAGCCGCAGCATTCGCGAGTCAGTCGGAATCTGGAGTACATCATCCACATCACGAAGAACCGGACGCCGAAGTTCTCCCGCGACCCCTACCACGTCTGTGACCCGGTGTTCGGGGGCCGCAACCCCGAATGCGAATCGGAGAAGTTGTCCGACGTGTGGGTTCTTGCCACATCGGGCGGCGGGAACGGGCACGGGGCGCAATTCCCCGTCGCACTGCCCGGCCGCTGCATCGCGCTCAGCACCGAGCCGGGGGACCTGGTGCTGGATCCGTTCGTGGGAACCGGCAACTCGGGGATCGCGGCCAGGCACCACCGGTGCGCATTCCTCGGATTTGACGTGTCGGAGAATTACCTGTCGGTTGCCGAGGAACGGCTAGGCCAGCAGGGCCCGAAGTCAGCTCTCTCCGGGAGGTACCGGCTCGTCGGCTAAGAACCTCCTCACCAGAGCCGGCACCGCCGATGCATGGGTCGAACCGAGAACGATCTTCATGGACCGCCACGCCTCCAATCCGAAGCTCGTCGCCGGAACCACCTCCTCCGGGCCGACGACGAATCCCCAGACCTGCTGTGCGAGCCCATTGAGCGTGTCAAGAACGTAGCTCGATACTTGGTGATAGCCGTCACGGCCAACGTAGGTTGCGTCCGCGCTCCATTTGCACTCGAGAAGAAGCGCGCGCTCGCCGGGACGGATCAGAAGAATGTCGGACCCAATGGCTCCACCGGTATCCGGGACGCCGGCCAGAGCCGACGCATACGTGGACGGGCCAAGCTCGTAGTGCGAGCGGGCGCCCGCCGACTCGAACCACAGATCCCACGATCGGCCATCCGGTTCGACTGCACTCAACTGGGGGCCGGTTCGCAGGCCGCGCACTGGCATATTCCAACGCATGTTGCACTGCGCCGATCGAAGACCTGCGACGGCGAATCCGAATGCGCTGACGTGAAACAGCCTCCACCGCAGTTCGGCGTCGGGTTCAAGCAGGCCGAAAGCCAGGAACCCCGGATCCTGGGCGGCTCGAACCGTCAGACGGGCGGCCTGCGCGACGGCGCGCCAAGGAGGACCGGAGGCCTCCAACGAGCGCAGTTCAACGTGACTCGGTCGAACCGGCTCAACGTCGTGGGCGAATCGCTCGGTCACTGTGCGCAGAAGACGAGCTGGCGGGGCGATGCGATCGATCAGCAGCGGCGCATCGCGAGGATCGAGCCGATCGAGCGCGTCGCTGAGTTCCGCGGAGAGCCACGCCAGCGTCCTCATCGCCACCCCGCCGACGACCCGGTGTCGCGCCCGCACGACATACCGGCGCGGCGGCCAGCCGTGCTCCCGGACCGACGCGATCCAGTCGATCCTGCTCTGGAGCGTGGACAGCACCATTCGCTCGGTCGCCGTGGCCGTCGGCAGACATTGCTCCCAGTGCCGCAGCGACGCAGGCCACTGCGCGACACACGGTTCGAGTAGGCCGAGGAGGACGCGGCGAGCTCGATTCCGAACCTCGTCCGGCGTCCAGGCACCCAACGCGTCAGGCTCGGTGACCGCGGACACCAATTCGATCACCTTCCCGTCACCGGTCCAGACGGAAGTGATCTCCTTCAGCCCCTCTCGGGGGATACTAAGCGTGTTCAACTAAGCATATGGCGTTGCGATAGAATCCACTGCCACTGGACCTCGGTATAGACCTCTTCATCGTCCAGTATCCGATGGCCCAGCATCTGCAATGTCTCATCACTGTAGGTGGCGAGGTATTTTCCGACGTTCAAGACGTAACCCTCTGCCAACTGTTCAGCCAGTGAGTTCGATTCAGCGCTGGGTTCGAGGTATCGCGCGATCCGCAAGAAGACCGCTGGGCCAAGGGAAGTCTCCGGTTCTGAGCAATGGGCTGAGTAGAGCCCGAGAATCGCCACAAGCACAGGATCCTCAATCCCGGGATGGTGTGTTCGCATCAGTTCTTCGAACTGGCCTGGAGTTATCGTCGGCACCGGGACGACAACGAAGCGACGAGACAGGGCGAGACCGAATCTGAAGACCCTCATGGCGTCCTGGGGGTTGTAAGTGCCGATCATCCGCCAGTCTTGTCCAGCAAGAAAGCGCATCGACCCTCCAGCGTCGTCCGACTCCGCCATGCTCGACGCCGACTGGCTCCAGCCCAGGAGTACCGGGACACCCGTGTGCGGATCCGTGCGTCCGATCTGAACCTCCTCGTCCGCGAGCCACGTCAGGAGAGGACCCATGATTCTGTCCAAGTCCGCCCTGTTGGCTTCGTCGAGGACGAGCCAGCGATTCTGACGCAGCGCATCGAGGATGAACCCATTCGACCATCGGAGCGTGCCATCAGCAGCGGGAGCGAGACCACCGATCAACTCGAACGCACTCCAAGTGTCATCCGGTGTCACCCACACCGGATCGGGGCGGAAGCCCGCTTCGAATCCGAGCGCTGTCGGGTCATCGGCCACCTGATCCGCTATCCATCGAACCAGCCGTCCCTTGCCGGTGCCCGGAGGCCCGACGAGCATGACGAATGAGTAGCTCGTCACCGCGCGACGCAGCATGCGCTCGACGCGCCGATCGAGGATCACCGGTTCCAACTCGTCCGTGGGAGTCGTCGCCGCTGTCTGCCGGGCGACAGTAGCGCTGCGAGCCTCTGCCGGAAGTGCGAGAGGAGACCGGCCAAAGGCCGGTTCGCTCCGCGGCGGCGAGCGGCCTGGCGGCTCAGAGTTTGCGGGCTTGGCGGTGGCCTTCGTAGACGGCTTCGTAGGTGGTGCGCGGGGCGATGGCGTCGCCGATCATCTCGGTGCTGACCCCGCGGCTCCGCACCGCGTGGTAGAGGCCGTTGTCTGACTGGCGGCCCGTGGCCATCACGATCCAGTCGGCAGGCAGGGTTGTGGTCAGGTCGTTCACATAGACGTTCAGGAACTCCACCGCGTCGCCCTTGATCTCCTTCACGAACAGATCCGGCAACACCTCGACGCCCGACTCGTAGAGGTGCTGGCGCACCCACAGGTAGTACACCTCGGGGATCGTCTCCATGCCGATCATCGGCCAGCGGGTCACAAGCTTCGTGTCGCAGCCGGCGTTGGCCAGCTTGACCGCCGTGAGCGGAGCCATGGCGTCCTGCAGGTCGTCGATGACGATCACCGAGCCCGACGGCTCCACGGTGCCGGTCGCCACGTCCACCCACGTCACGCAGTTCCCCGTCTCCCAACCGGGTAGCGGCGAGGCCGTCTGGCCCTGCCACCCGTCCCGCCGGTAGTGCGAGCCGGTGGCGATGACCACATGGTCGGGCGCCTCGGCCGCCAGCAGCGCGTCGAGGTTGTCCTCGTCCACGTTCTCGCCGGTGCGGATGACGGCGCCGTTGCCCGCGGCCTGGGCGGCCAGCCACACGGCGATCTGCCCGTACTCGGACCGCTTGGGCAGTTGGGCGTGCCAGCGCACATGCCCGCCGGTCTCGATCTCCCGCTCCACGACGACCACGTCGTGGCCGCGAGCGGCGGCGATCCGGGCGTACTCCAGGCCGGCCGGGCCCCCGCCGATGACGAGGGCCTTCTTGCCGGCGGGGACGGCGGTGAGGCTGCCCTCGCCCCACTGGCGCTCGCGGCCCACGACGGGGTTGTAGACGCACTGCACGCGCCCGCCGGTGATGACGCTGCGCCAGCAGTAGTTGGCGGCCACGCAGCGGCGGATGTCGTCCTCGCGGCCCTCGCGGACCTTCTGCACCCAGTGCTCGTCGGCGAAGAGCTGGCGGGCCAGCAGGATGGCGTCGGCCTCGTCCGCCTCCAGGATCTCCTCGGCGATCCCGGGGTTCGTGATACGCCCCACGAGCAGGACCGGCGTGTCGGTGACCTCCTTGACGGCCTTGGTGTAACCGCGTTCCCAACCGGGCTCGTAGGTCATCGGGGTGTGGATGAACGAGTGGTGGACGCCCGCGGAGATGTTGATGTAGTCGATGTCGGCGCGCTCGTCGAGGTCCACCACGATCCGCTTGACGTCGTCCATCTCCAGGTCGCCGGGCCAGAACGAAGCCGAATTGATGCGGTAGCCCACGATCTTCTCGTCACCGGCCGCGGCGCGGATGCTGGCGAGGGCCTCCAGCGAGAAGCGCAGGCGGTTCTCGTAGGAGCCGCCCCAGTCGTCGCTGCGGTGGTTGTACAGCGGCGAGAGGAACTGCCACGGCAGGTAGCCGTGCGCCATGTGGAACTCCACGCCGTCCAGCCCGGCCTCGAACGCCCGCCGCGCCGCGCTGCCGTAGGCCTCGATTATCTCGTGGATCTCGTGGGGCTCGATCTCCTTGGGCATGGGGGCGTTGGGATACTCCCCCGGCGGCACCTGACTGGGCGCCACGTGCCACCACTCGGCATCGAGGTCGGCGGCGGGGTCCTTGTTGAGGACGTTCATGGCCCGCAGCCCGGGGTGCAGCAGCTGGGTCACGAGCCGGGTGCCGTGGCGTTGCACGGCTTCGGCCACCCGGGCGAGACTCTCGATCTGGTCGTCGGTCCACAGGCCCGGGAAGTTCAGCTCCGAGTACAGCGCCTCGGGGTGGATGATCGTGCCGCCGATGATGATCATGCCGAGTCCCGAGCGGGCGCGCTCCTCGTAGTAGGCCACCGCCTGGTCGGTGAAGATGCCCTCGAGCGGGTCGGCCACCCACGTCGGGCAGGTGGGCGCGAAGACGACACGGTTGGGGACCGTCGTGTGCCGGACCTGCCATTCGCTGAAGAGTTTGGGATACGCGGTCATTGGCCTGCCTTCCGGTCCGATCGAGCGCGACGGGGCGACCCTGGGCCGGGGACAAGGGGCACCCGACTGCGAAAACTAGTCACCGAGACCGAGCCGGGCGAACCGGGCCGCCGGAGCCGGGCGATCTAGAAGAGAAGCTGCTCGAGTTCGGAAATGGACTCCGATTCGGGCACTGCCCCGAGTGCGCCGGAACCTCCGGGGCGAGCGTGGGATGCCACGAGCGGCTCGGTGGCGCTGAAGCGCAGCGCGGAGGCTCCCGGCGGCAGGCTGATCGAGAGATCCAGCAGCAGCCTCTGGCGGGGCCGGATCTCCACGTCGTTGAATCCTCCGAGCGCCACCCAGCCGCTGCCGGTGAGCGCCTCCAGGGACAGCCGGCTGATCGTCTCGAGGGAGGGGTTCACGATGGACACCGCATGCCGGCCACTCCCAGCACCTCCAAGCATGAAGGTGCCGCGCCGTGCGCCCACGGCCCGCCCGGGGAGGAGCGAGACCTCGCCCTGCAAGCCCGCCTCGACGGTGCGCAGCCGCTCAGCCACCACGGCCACACCGTTGAAGGAGCGAACGCTCACCCAGTACCTCTCGCTGGGCGGGACGCGACTCGTGGCCGCCACCACGTCAACACCGGAGACGGGATGCGCCCCGCCGGTCAGCGGCGGGAAGAAGGTGACCTCGACACGCTGTCCCGGTGGGACGGTGAGCTCGAACGGCGGCACACCCCGAGCCTGCAGCGCGGCGTCCAGCTCGACCGCCACGTCGACCCTCGCCTCGGCCACATCGGGGTTGTACACCACGAACGAATTGGCCGCCCCGGCTCCGGCCCCCGCCACCCCCAGCGGGAACAGCCACTGCTCCTGAGGGCGCGGCGAACCCGCACGCAGGGACACTCCGGAGAGGCCCAAGTCGCCGTTGAACGTCTGCAGCGCGGACGCCAGCAGGTTGCCACTGCGGGCCACCACCGAGAACGCGACCTGCGGCCGCCGGGTCACCTCGCTGCCGAGGTCGAGGATCAGCAGCGTGCCGGCAGGCACCACGACACCCTGATAGGCCACCGGCTCGCGGCGGCCCTCGTCGGTTGCGAAGCCGATATCGGCGACTGCGTCATCGGAGAACGGGTTCAACAGCGACAACCGCACCTGGGCGTCTCGCCTCGTACTGGCCGCGGCGAAGTGCCACTCCGGCGACGCGGCGGTCAGGCACGCCCCGGCATCGCCGGCTCCCGCCACCGTGGCCTCGTGCATCACGACGCCGCCGGCGCCGTCCAGACGCACCTCGGCGGCCACGAACAACTCTGCGAAACTCGCCAGTTCGGGCGACAGTTGCATGACCGTTGCCGCCGGGTCGATGTCGAGTTGGGCGTACGGCGCCACGACGAGTTCGAATCGAGCCGCGGGCCACGGCTGGGACCGGCCGCCCAACGGGACCGCCGGGAACAGGCGCACCATTCCCCGGAGTTCGCTCCCGGAAGTGTTCAGGATGCTCACCTGCTGGCGGGATCCGCCGGCACCGCCCACGCCGCCGACGCAGAACCAGGTCTCGCCGCCGGCAGCGGAGTAGCCCGAGTAGGCGCCCGCCGCCTCAGCCGGGGGCGGGTCGTCGGCGGCGGCCCGCGCCGCCCAATCGGCCACCGCCAGAGCCGCCACGGCTGCCATCAGGGCGAGGATCGCCGGCCGGCGCACGTCAGGACTCCCGGCGTGCCCGGGCCAGCAGCGCCGAGACCACGTTGTCGGGTACCCGGCGGTCCCCGACGAGTTCGGGCGCCACGCCGCTCCGGAACCTCAGCGACCTGCGGCGCAGGAGCGCCAGCGGAACCAGGACCACCGCAAGTGTCCAGAGGACGAGGCGCGTCACGTTGGCAGCACCCGGCTCGTGGCGGAGCGTCGCTTCGCCGCCCCCGCCGGTCGGGAAGCTCTGCGCCCAGCCGAGCGCCGGTCGGGGATCGACCCTCGTCCCCCCGACGTGGAGCACCCAACCGTCCGAAGCGTCCGCGAGATAGAGGGTGCTGTCGGGCGGTAGGACTCCGCGGGCCTCCGCCGGCGGGTCGAAGGCCGGCAGCGCCAGGTTCGGCGGGGCCGCGAACGCCTCGCGGGTCACCTCGCCCGTGCCCGCCAGGAGCGTCCGTGACGGGCGCCAGGCGATGTTGCGGTACACCGCCACGCCGGCGCGGGACTCCTGGCGCTCGAGGTCGAACTGCGCGCCGAGACGCGCCTGCACCAACGGGGGCGCCGGTTCGGCGAGGTCTCCGAACGGTTCCGGGGCGATCCGCTCCATGACGACCAGGTAGCGGACTCCCAGGGGGGCCAATAGCTCCCCCATGCGGTCGGTCTCCCCGGACATCACGTCCCGCCAGGCATCTCGCAGCCGGTCGGCCTCGGGAGGTCGCGAGCCGGGCCACTGCAGGCCGACGTCGGGCGGCACCGCGGCGGAGGTGGCGAACACAAGGCGATCGTCGAGTTCCCAGCCGCCGAGGGGAAGCACGTCGGGATGGCCGACCCAGAGAATCCGGAAGGCGCCCAGACGGGACTCTTCCTCCACTGTCGCCAGCGGCGTCGTGAAATCCCCCCGGGGCGTGCCCCAACGACCGTCGAGGGTCAGCGTCAGCGCGGGGATGCCGCCGACGATCAGGGCTGCCAGGCCGACCCCGGCCGGCACCCACCGCCCCCGGCGGCGGGCGACAGCGCCGCCGGCTGTCTCCGCTGCCCCGAAAGCGGCGGCCAGTGCCAGCCCGAACCCCGCGGGCGCCAGCAGAACCTCCGGGCGCGGCAGGTCCCAGGGGCTCCAGCGGTGCTCGGCGGCCAGAGCCGCCAGCACGGAGACGACGACCAGGCACCACGCCCGAACCACCCACACGAACCTGCTCTCCCGCGCCACCGCCAGCGCCAGTGCCGCCACGACCAGCAACCCCCAGACCAGTGAACTCTCAACCGCCGAGCCGGTTGCGAAGCGCAGCAACTCCGCCAGGGTGAGGTCGCCGGCGGAATCCGGCCGCGCTCCCGCGGCGCTGAAGGCATCCCGGAACGAGGTGGGCCCTGCCGGGAAGTTGAGCAACCAACCCGCCACCAGCCCGCCCACGGCGCAGCCGAGCAGGTGCGGCAATCGCTGGGCCGATCCGGCCAGGAGCCCCCCTACTGCCAGCGCCGCCACGAGCATCACCAGCATCAGGGGCGTGGCGGGGACGAACGCCCAGATCAGCGCCACGAGAACTCCTACCAGCACCGTCGCCAGCCAGAAACCCGTCACCGGGGGCGCCGGCGAGGCGCTCGGCGGATCCATGGCCCGTGCCAGCCAGAGACAGATCCACGGCAGGGTTCCGTAGATCGCCAGTGCGCTCCAGACCCCGTTGGCCATGGCGTTGTACGGCAGCGGCACGGCGAAGAAGGTCAGCAGGCCGACGATCTGAGCCCGGCGGCTTCCCGTCCTGGCCAGCAGGCGCCAGAGTCCGACGGCACCGAACGGGACGAGTCCCAGCAGGAGCACGGTGCGCGTCAGGCCCATCGCCCCTCCCAGCACCGAACCGGCCACGCCGAGGATCCCGTAGGCGGTCGGGGCGGGCCCCTCCGAGCCCAATCCCGCCTCCCGCCAGTTGCTGAAGAAGGCACTGAACAACTCGCCGGGCGAGTCTCCGAGCCAGGCGATCTCGCCGAAGATCGGTATCCCCCGTGTCAGCAGGTGCCGGCTCCCGAAGATGAAGAGCACTCCGACGGCGGTCCAGCCGGCAGCCGCGGCCTGGCTCGATGTGTCGCGCGCGACGTCCCGGAGACGGTGGCGGCGCCCCCAGAGCACGCCGGCGCCCTCGACCCCGGCGTCGCCCCGCGCCAGACCGGCGGCGAACCGCGCCAGCGAGACGTACCCGCGGTGCGTCAGGTGCCCGAGGCGGTCGTCGTCGGACGCGGTGGCGATCAGGCGCCGCCTGTTGAGGATCTCCGTCACCCCCAGCAGGTTCCACAGCCAGGCTCCCACCAGCCCCCCGGCACGCCGCATGTGTCCCGTCAGCACGGCGAGAGCCGCCTCGGTCGCCGACAGCACCAGCATCGGCACCAACTCGGCCGCCAGGCGAGAGGCGCGGCTGCACATCAGCACCGATCGGAGTTGGTGCCGGTAGGAGAGCCACTCGTGGTCGCGACGCTGCCGGCGCGCCGGCAGGCGTCCCAGATGGCGAGCGCTCGCCCCGGGCACAACCAGAACCGTCCCGCCGTCCAGACCTGCCCGGCGGCACAGGTCCAGATCCTCGCCGTAGAAGGTCATGGCACCGTCGAACCCGCCGAGCCGGTCGAACACCTCGGCCCGGACGAGCATGCACGCACTGGGCACGGCAAGCACCTCGGCGACCGCATCGTGCTGCCCCTGGTCGTACTCGCCGGCAGTGACCAGCGGCACCGGAACCCCCATCCGATCCGACGAGAGACCCACACACTGCAGGAACCCGGGGTTGTCCCAATCCACGAGCTTCGGGCCCACCACGGCGGCCTCCCGGCGCACCGCTTCGTCCACCAGACGCGTGACCGCATCCGGAGCCGGCGCCACGTCGTCGTGACAGATCAGCAGGAATGTGGTGTCGCCCGTCTCGGCGGCCTCGCCGACGACGCCCGGCACGGACCCCTCCGCCGAGTCCGGCTCGTCGATCCGGTCCTTGCCGGCGAGCATGCGAGCGGCCGCATTGACAGCCGGACCGAACCCGGGGTTCCCCGGCACGACCATGACGGTGGCATCGGGCATCACCGCCGCCACCCTGGCGGCCACGTCCGGGACAGCACCGGCGGTGATCTCCTCCTCGCCCGAGACGTCCACCACCGTGACCGACAGAGCGGCGTAGTCCTGGTCCCGAAGCGACTGCAGGGTCTCGTCGAACCAGTCCCCGGGATCGTGAGCGACCACGATGGCGCGAACCGGTGGGCCGATCCTGCCGAGGCGCTCGGTCGGCACAGCGGTGGCGTCCGGGGATTCCACTAGGGTGCGAGAGTATCCCCGGCGCGTCGGACAGGAGGGCCATGCCGCCACCAGAGAGGCCGGCCCCGCGGGTAACAGTCCTGGCCGGCGGATTCGGGGCGGCACGCCTGCTGGACGGTCTCGTACGGATCTGCGAACCGCGTGCGGTGACGGCGGTCGTGAACTGCGGCGACGACTTCCGGTTGCACGGCCTGGACATCAGCCCCGACCTCGACACCATCACGTATTGCCTGGCCGGCGAGTTGAATCCCGAGACGGGCTGGGGCCTGAAGGACGATTCCTGGCGGGCGCTGGAGATGCTGCGGAACCTCGGCGGCCAGAGCTGGTTCGGGCTCGGCGACCGTGACCTGGGAACGCACCTGTACCGCACGCAGCGCCTCTCCGAGGGTGCCCCGCTGTCGGCCGTCACCGCCGAACTGGCGAGCCGCTGGGGTGTCGAGGTACGGCTGCTGCCGGTGACCGACGACCGGTTGCGGACGCGCCTGGTGGTCGATGACGGCGCCGGCACCGAGATCGGGTTCCAGGAGTACTTCGTGCGTCTACGTCACGCGGTGGCGGTCCGATCGGTGTGGTTCGTCGGCGCCGAGCAGGCGCGGCCGGCGCCGGGCGTCCTCGACGCCATCGCCGACGCCGCTGCCGTGATCATCGCTCCGTCCAACCCGATCGTGTCCATCGGGCCGGTTCTGGCGCTGGCGCGGGTGCGCCGCGCCGTGGCGGAGCGGCGCGAGGCAACGGTGGCGATCTCGCCGATCGTGGCGGGCGCGGCGCTGCGGGGACCGGCCGGCCGGCTCATGGCCGAACTCGGCCACGAGTCATCGGTCGTCGGGGTGGCGCGCC
It encodes:
- a CDS encoding DUF5719 family protein → MRRPAILALMAAVAALAVADWAARAAADDPPPAEAAGAYSGYSAAGGETWFCVGGVGGAGGSRQQVSILNTSGSELRGMVRLFPAVPLGGRSQPWPAARFELVVAPYAQLDIDPAATVMQLSPELASFAELFVAAEVRLDGAGGVVMHEATVAGAGDAGACLTAASPEWHFAAASTRRDAQVRLSLLNPFSDDAVADIGFATDEGRREPVAYQGVVVPAGTLLILDLGSEVTRRPQVAFSVVARSGNLLASALQTFNGDLGLSGVSLRAGSPRPQEQWLFPLGVAGAGAGAANSFVVYNPDVAEARVDVAVELDAALQARGVPPFELTVPPGQRVEVTFFPPLTGGAHPVSGVDVVAATSRVPPSERYWVSVRSFNGVAVVAERLRTVEAGLQGEVSLLPGRAVGARRGTFMLGGAGSGRHAVSIVNPSLETISRLSLEALTGSGWVALGGFNDVEIRPRQRLLLDLSISLPPGASALRFSATEPLVASHARPGGSGALGAVPESESISELEQLLF
- a CDS encoding FAD-dependent oxidoreductase → MTAYPKLFSEWQVRHTTVPNRVVFAPTCPTWVADPLEGIFTDQAVAYYEERARSGLGMIIIGGTIIHPEALYSELNFPGLWTDDQIESLARVAEAVQRHGTRLVTQLLHPGLRAMNVLNKDPAADLDAEWWHVAPSQVPPGEYPNAPMPKEIEPHEIHEIIEAYGSAARRAFEAGLDGVEFHMAHGYLPWQFLSPLYNHRSDDWGGSYENRLRFSLEALASIRAAAGDEKIVGYRINSASFWPGDLEMDDVKRIVVDLDERADIDYINISAGVHHSFIHTPMTYEPGWERGYTKAVKEVTDTPVLLVGRITNPGIAEEILEADEADAILLARQLFADEHWVQKVREGREDDIRRCVAANYCWRSVITGGRVQCVYNPVVGRERQWGEGSLTAVPAGKKALVIGGGPAGLEYARIAAARGHDVVVVEREIETGGHVRWHAQLPKRSEYGQIAVWLAAQAAGNGAVIRTGENVDEDNLDALLAAEAPDHVVIATGSHYRRDGWQGQTASPLPGWETGNCVTWVDVATGTVEPSGSVIVIDDLQDAMAPLTAVKLANAGCDTKLVTRWPMIGMETIPEVYYLWVRQHLYESGVEVLPDLFVKEIKGDAVEFLNVYVNDLTTTLPADWIVMATGRQSDNGLYHAVRSRGVSTEMIGDAIAPRTTYEAVYEGHRQARKL
- a CDS encoding site-specific DNA-methyltransferase — encoded protein: MITGANGSNPPDIKPRTPVAALRPERYGTLRSRYPLDSVAKAVGMSPTFVRKVVGKRTDLAADDVLTLLDQDSFNETFAPRSRVIDHLESHTAVTDERDFTANPPDCELRRGSALDLLESVPSSSVQCVVTSTPYWGMRLYECSHDVTWADGEHCAFGHEQTPEGFVRHTVQVLDALSRVLTDDGSIWWNVMDSFNTRTQVRGSALEALRAMEGKDGRKWREHDVRRYSAGHSYLKDGEQCLIPALIAQRASAIGLYVKTVITWAKRGSLPEPQHSRVSRNLEYIIHITKNRTPKFSRDPYHVCDPVFGGRNPECESEKLSDVWVLATSGGGNGHGAQFPVALPGRCIALSTEPGDLVLDPFVGTGNSGIAARHHRCAFLGFDVSENYLSVAEERLGQQGPKSALSGRYRLVG
- a CDS encoding AAA family ATPase, which produces MILDRRVERMLRRAVTSYSFVMLVGPPGTGKGRLVRWIADQVADDPTALGFEAGFRPDPVWVTPDDTWSAFELIGGLAPAADGTLRWSNGFILDALRQNRWLVLDEANRADLDRIMGPLLTWLADEEVQIGRTDPHTGVPVLLGWSQSASSMAESDDAGGSMRFLAGQDWRMIGTYNPQDAMRVFRFGLALSRRFVVVPVPTITPGQFEELMRTHHPGIEDPVLVAILGLYSAHCSEPETSLGPAVFLRIARYLEPSAESNSLAEQLAEGYVLNVGKYLATYSDETLQMLGHRILDDEEVYTEVQWQWILSQRHMLS
- a CDS encoding glycosyltransferase family 2 protein; protein product: MESPDATAVPTERLGRIGPPVRAIVVAHDPGDWFDETLQSLRDQDYAALSVTVVDVSGEEEITAGAVPDVAARVAAVMPDATVMVVPGNPGFGPAVNAAARMLAGKDRIDEPDSAEGSVPGVVGEAAETGDTTFLLICHDDVAPAPDAVTRLVDEAVRREAAVVGPKLVDWDNPGFLQCVGLSSDRMGVPVPLVTAGEYDQGQHDAVAEVLAVPSACMLVRAEVFDRLGGFDGAMTFYGEDLDLCRRAGLDGGTVLVVPGASARHLGRLPARRQRRDHEWLSYRHQLRSVLMCSRASRLAAELVPMLVLSATEAALAVLTGHMRRAGGLVGAWLWNLLGVTEILNRRRLIATASDDDRLGHLTHRGYVSLARFAAGLARGDAGVEGAGVLWGRRHRLRDVARDTSSQAAAAGWTAVGVLFIFGSRHLLTRGIPIFGEIAWLGDSPGELFSAFFSNWREAGLGSEGPAPTAYGILGVAGSVLGGAMGLTRTVLLLGLVPFGAVGLWRLLARTGSRRAQIVGLLTFFAVPLPYNAMANGVWSALAIYGTLPWICLWLARAMDPPSASPAPPVTGFWLATVLVGVLVALIWAFVPATPLMLVMLVAALAVGGLLAGSAQRLPHLLGCAVGGLVAGWLLNFPAGPTSFRDAFSAAGARPDSAGDLTLAELLRFATGSAVESSLVWGLLVVAALALAVARESRFVWVVRAWCLVVVSVLAALAAEHRWSPWDLPRPEVLLAPAGFGLALAAAFGAAETAGGAVARRRGRWVPAGVGLAALIVGGIPALTLTLDGRWGTPRGDFTTPLATVEEESRLGAFRILWVGHPDVLPLGGWELDDRLVFATSAAVPPDVGLQWPGSRPPEADRLRDAWRDVMSGETDRMGELLAPLGVRYLVVMERIAPEPFGDLAEPAPPLVQARLGAQFDLERQESRAGVAVYRNIAWRPSRTLLAGTGEVTREAFAAPPNLALPAFDPPAEARGVLPPDSTLYLADASDGWVLHVGGTRVDPRPALGWAQSFPTGGGGEATLRHEPGAANVTRLVLWTLAVVLVPLALLRRRSLRFRSGVAPELVGDRRVPDNVVSALLARARRES